One segment of Brassica napus cultivar Da-Ae chromosome C3, Da-Ae, whole genome shotgun sequence DNA contains the following:
- the LOC106441911 gene encoding jasmonoyl--L-amino acid synthetase JAR1-like — MLEKKVENFNMNRVIDEFEEMTRNADQVQKQTLKEILHKNKSAIYLQNFGINGNTTDPEAFKALVPLVTDLDLEPYIKRMVDGDTSPILTALPVPAISLSSGTSQGRPKFIPFTDELMENTLQLFRTAFAFRNRDFPIDDNGRALQFIFSSKQYISKGGVPVGTATTNVYRNPNFKAGMKAIQSLCCSPDEVIFSPEVHQALYCHLLSGILFRDQVQYVFASFAHGLVHAFRTFEQLWEEVVTDIEDGVLSSRITVPSVRTAMAKLLSGPNPELAETIRTKCMSLSNWYGLIPALFPNAKYVYGIMTGSMEPYVKKLRHYAGELPLVSHDYGSSEGWIAANVRPRLSPEEATFAVVPNLGYFEFLPLSETGDTEQEPPVGLTEVKIGQEYEVVITNYAGLYRYRLGDVVKIVGFYNKTPQLKFICRRNLILSINIDKNTERDLQMSVESAAKRLAEEKIEVIDFSSHVDVSTEPGHYVIYWEISGETGDDVLQDCCNCLDKGFIDAGYMSSRKCKTIGALELRVVERGTFRKVQEHFLGLGSSAGQFKMPRCVKPNNVKVLQILCDNVVSRFFSTAFE; from the exons ATGTTGGAGAAAAAGGTTGAGAATTTCAACATGAACAGAGTCATCGACGAGTTCGAGGAAATGACAAGAAACGCTGACCAAGTCCAGAAACAAACCCTCAAAGAGATTCTACACAAGAACAAATCCGCCATCTACTTACAAAACTTTGGTATCAATGGAAACACAACTGACCCAGAAGCTTTCAAAGCATTGGTTCCATTAGTCACTGATCTTGATTTAGAGCCTTACATCAAAAGAATGGTGGACGGTGACACTTCTCCTATTCTCACAGCCCTTCCCGTTCCAGCCATCTCCTTAAG CTCTGGAACTAGTCAAGGCCGTCCTAAGTTTATTCCTTTCACTGATGAGTTAATGGAGAACACATTACAACTCTTTCGCACTGCTTTTGCCTTCAGAAACAG AGACTTCCCAATTGATGACAACGGGAGAGCTTTGCAGTTTATCTTCAGCAGCAAGCAATACATATCAAAGGGAGGTGTCCCTGTCGGAACAGCAACCACAAACGTTTACCGTAACCCTAACTTCAAAGCAGGGATGAAGGCTATACAGTCCCTTTGTTGTAGTCCTGACGAAGTCATCTTCAGTCCTGAAGTCCATCAAGCCTTGTATTGCCATCTCTTATCCGGAATCCTCTTCAGAGACCAAGTGCAATACGTCTTTGCCTCCTTCGCTCACGGTCTTGTCCACGCGTTTAGAACCTTTGAACAGCTTTGGGAAGAGGTCGTTACCGATATAGAAGACGGCGTCTTGAGCAGCCGTATCACCGTCCCATCGGTACGTACCGCAATGGCCAAGCTCCTCAGTGGTCCTAACCCTGAGCTAGCGGAGACTATACGAACCAAGTGTATGAGTTTGAGCAACTGGTACGGGTTGATCCCCGCGCTGTTCCCGAACGCGAAGTATGTTTATGGGATCATGACTGGCTCCATGGAGCCGTATGTGAAGAAGCTGAGGCATTACGCTGGTGAGCTACCTCTTGTGAGTCATGACTACGGTAGCTCCGAAGGATGGATTGCTGCTAACGTTAGGCCGAGATTGTCTCCAGAGGAAGCTACGTTTGCTGTTGTTCCGAATCTTGGTTACTTCGAGTTTCTCCCTTTGTCGGAAACAGGGGATACAGAGCAGGAACCACCGGTTGGTTTAACTGAAGTCAAGATAGGACAAGAGTACGAGGTTGTCATCACAAACTACGCAGGTCTGTATCGATACCGGCTTGGTGACGTGGTAAAGATCGTTGGTTTCTACAACAAGACTCCTCAACTCAAGTTCATATGCAGGAGAAACTTGATACTCTCCATCAACATCGACAAGAACACAGAAAGAGACCTTCAGATGTCTGTTGAATCGGCAGCAAAGAGACTCGCAGAAGAAAAGATTGAAGTCATCGACTTCTCAAGCCATGTTGACGTCTCGACAGAGCCAGGACATTACGTTATATACTGGGAGATTTCAGGCGAAACAGGGGATGATGTTCTTCAAGATTGTTGCAACTGTCTAGATAAAGGGTTTATTGATGCTGGCTATATGAGTTCGAGGAAGTGCAAGACTATTGGAGCTTTGGAGCTGAGAGTTGTCGAGAGGGGGACTTTCAGGAAGGTTCAAGAACATTTTCTTGGGCTTGGTTCATCGGCTGGACAGTTTAAGATGCCGAGATGTGTGAAGCCAAATAATGTTAAGGTTCTGCAGATTCTGTGTGACAATGTGGTGAGTAGGTTCTTTAGCACAGCTTTTGAATGA
- the LOC111203623 gene encoding uncharacterized protein LOC111203623 — translation MANARLHGNYNSQDTVFQETISDGCDHRVWDCESPLYDSYELVSFAHIIERKLLPFSPLTRPSSVSLRALMDKDKDDYSSVSETTTRCVQRRKKRWNRTKKNDETKEDIKKKKRKISSCILWCKSSYKNLFL, via the coding sequence ATGGCAAATGCAAGACTCCATGGAAATTACAACTCACAAGACACAGTGTTCCAAGAGACGATAAGTGATGGTTGTGATCACAGAGTCTGGGACTGTGAGAGTCCTCTCTACGATTCTTACGAGCTCGTCTCTTTTGCTCACATAATCGAACGCAAACTATTGCCTTTCTCTCCACTCACTCGGCCGTCTAGTGTGAGTCTGCGAGCTCTGATGGATAAAGATAAAGACGACTATTCCTCTGTTTCCGAGACGACCACAAGATGTGTTCAACGGAGGAAAAAAAGGTGGAATAGAACAAAGAAGAATGACGAAACAAAGGAAgatatcaagaagaagaagaggaagatatCTTCTTGTATTTTATGGTGCAAATCGTCTTACAAGAACTTGTTTTTGTAA
- the LOC106443670 gene encoding probable WRKY transcription factor 46 codes for MAMEEKLVINELEQGRELAKRLISNLKHTSSVESSKIMISEILRIYQNAILMLSFKEDDKNILKRSREIEDKDSKTLSKKRKLSDKKTEEVKVFVGTGSIDDGYCWRKYGQKEIHGSSNPRGYFRCTHRFTKKCPAVKQVQRSDEDPSIFEVKYVGTHTCNNNSTSPKTTATSFSVSMMVEEGNRVGLTEQTEDIKPTKTEEVMISLEDLEYKKDIFKTYSFSNHETENVGGWKSNIFQENLSPATTSGSGMTSEIAIAVEDWGTVDSCFSSLANIIDLGQDLWS; via the exons ATGGCGATGGAAGAGAAACTAGTGATCAACGAATTGGAACAAGGGAGAGAGCTTGCCAAACGATTGATAAGCAATCTCAAACACACTTCTTCTGTTGAATCTAGCAAGATCATGATCTCTGAAATCCTCCGCATTTACCAGAATGCAATTCTCATGTTGAGTTTCAAGGAAGACGACAAGAACATCCTTAAGAGAAGCCGTGAGATCGAAGACAAGGATTCTAAAACCTTGTCTAAGAAGAG AAAATTATCGGACAAGAAGACAGAGGAAGTTAAGGTTTTTGTCGGAACAGGTTCGATTGATGATGGATATTGCTGGAGAAAATACGGGCAAAAAGAGATTCATGGATCCTCAAACCCTAG AGGATACTTCAGATGCACGCATCGATTCACGAAGAAGTGTCCAGCAGTGAAGCAAGTCCAGAGATCCGACGAAGATCCTTCGATTTTTGAAGTGAAGTATGTCGGGACCCACACTTGTAACAACAACAGTACATCCCCAAAGACGACGGCCACGAGCTTCTCTGTTTCGATGATGGTCGAAGAAGGAAACAGAGTTGGTTTAACAGAGCAAACCGAAGACATTAAACCGACGAAAACCGAGGAAGTGATGATAAGTCTTGAAGATCTGGAGTACAAGAAGGACATTTTCAAGACGTATTCTTTCTCTAACCATGAGACTGAGAACGTTGGTGGATGGAAAAGCAACATTTTCCAGGAAAATCTGTCTCCTGCAACGACATCAGGGTCTGGGATGACCAGCGAGATTGCTATAGCTGTTGAGGATTGGGGAACTGTAGATTCGTGTTTCTCTTCGTTGGCCAATATTATCGATTTGGGACAGGACTTGTGGTCGTGA